One part of the Paraglaciecola sp. L3A3 genome encodes these proteins:
- the ubiA gene encoding 4-hydroxybenzoate octaprenyltransferase: MLHNGLISINWQAYWRLMRADKPIGTFLLLWPCLWALWIASAGWPDLHILIVFTLGVFVMRSAGCVINDYADRKVDGAVKRTSTRPLVTGELSAKQAIGLFVILLLVAFMLVLTLSWQTVAMSLGGLVLATIYPFMKRYTHLPQVVLGAAFGWSIPMAFVAIGEPLSWLVWVLYFANLFWTVAYDTQYAMVDKDDDLLVGVKSTAILFGQYDKQIVFLLQLAALVLLLIVANELNFGLVFYISIALCVGLFIYQQWLIKDRDRTLCFKAFLHNNYVGMVLAMGIVGHYLIN; the protein is encoded by the coding sequence ATGCTACATAATGGCCTTATCAGTATTAATTGGCAGGCATACTGGCGACTGATGCGCGCAGACAAACCCATTGGCACTTTTTTGTTGTTGTGGCCCTGTCTTTGGGCGCTGTGGATTGCATCTGCAGGTTGGCCTGATTTACACATCTTGATTGTATTTACTCTAGGTGTTTTTGTGATGCGTTCAGCTGGTTGTGTGATAAATGATTACGCAGACCGTAAAGTAGATGGTGCAGTTAAGCGGACATCGACTCGCCCTTTAGTGACTGGCGAGTTGTCTGCTAAACAAGCTATTGGCTTATTTGTTATTTTATTACTCGTCGCTTTTATGTTGGTATTAACCCTCAGTTGGCAAACGGTTGCGATGTCATTAGGTGGTTTAGTCTTAGCCACTATTTATCCTTTTATGAAACGTTATACTCATTTACCCCAAGTGGTCTTGGGGGCCGCATTTGGTTGGTCTATTCCAATGGCCTTTGTGGCTATTGGCGAACCTTTGAGTTGGCTGGTATGGGTATTGTATTTCGCAAATCTTTTTTGGACTGTAGCCTATGACACTCAATACGCTATGGTTGATAAAGACGATGACCTTTTGGTTGGAGTAAAATCAACAGCCATCTTATTTGGCCAATACGATAAGCAGATTGTTTTTTTATTGCAGCTGGCTGCGTTAGTGTTACTGTTAATTGTGGCGAATGAGTTGAATTTTGGTTTGGTTTTTTATATCTCAATTGCACTGTGTGTTGGTTTGTTTATTTATCAGCAGTGGTTAATTAAAGATAGGGACAGAACTTTATGTTTTAAAGCGTTTTTACATAATAATTATGTAGGAATGGTGTTAGCTATGGGAATTGTGGGCCATTATTTGATAAATTAA
- a CDS encoding accessory factor UbiK family protein yields MLNPKKLEEIAKQITDSVPPEVKNFAEGAETKVKQVLQSQLSRLDFVSREEFDIQSQILIRTREKLAALEKRLDELEKQN; encoded by the coding sequence ATGTTAAACCCTAAAAAACTGGAAGAGATAGCTAAACAAATCACCGACTCAGTTCCACCAGAAGTAAAAAACTTCGCAGAAGGTGCAGAAACAAAAGTTAAGCAGGTATTACAATCCCAACTTAGCCGATTAGACTTTGTCAGTAGAGAAGAGTTCGATATTCAAAGCCAAATATTGATCCGCACACGAGAAAAGTTAGCAGCCCTAGAAAAAAGGCTAGACGAGCTAGAGAAGCAGAATTAA
- a CDS encoding chorismate lyase, with translation MNSPTIFPVSIPSSWLDLTACSHTTAHLQNWLLDSGSLTEKLIASCTHFHLTVIGEDRSSITIDEFQQVSHLGTQLVEQDWLVREVILWGDGKPWVFARSIIPVELWQRDFVGLNDKPLGQLIFNDARFKRMPFQLTQIDDSEAFLKQLNMSGSEVLWGRRSTFKFEHLKMMVCEVFLPDSPAYQTMRQINHAT, from the coding sequence TTGAATTCTCCAACTATTTTTCCAGTAAGCATACCTTCATCTTGGTTGGATTTAACTGCTTGCAGCCATACCACTGCTCATTTACAAAATTGGTTATTGGATAGTGGGTCGTTAACCGAAAAATTAATAGCAAGTTGTACTCATTTTCACCTTACTGTAATCGGTGAAGACAGATCGAGTATCACTATTGATGAGTTTCAGCAGGTATCTCATTTAGGAACTCAACTGGTTGAACAAGATTGGTTAGTTAGAGAAGTGATTTTATGGGGAGATGGTAAACCTTGGGTGTTTGCTCGTTCTATTATTCCTGTTGAGCTTTGGCAGCGAGATTTTGTGGGTCTGAATGATAAACCTTTAGGGCAGTTGATTTTTAATGATGCTAGATTTAAACGTATGCCGTTTCAATTAACACAAATTGATGACTCTGAAGCTTTTCTTAAACAATTAAATATGTCAGGTTCTGAAGTGTTGTGGGGGCGACGTTCTACCTTTAAGTTCGAACATTTAAAAATGATGGTGTGTGAAGTTTTTTTGCCGGACTCTCCTGCATATCAAACTATGAGGCAAATTAATCATGCTACATAA
- the rep gene encoding DNA helicase Rep has translation MKLNPGQNEAVNFISGPCLVLAGAGSGKTRVITNKIAHLVRQCDMPARYIAAVTFTNKAAREMKERVGQTLGKKEARGLKVSTFHTLGLNIIKSEVKALGIKPGFSLFDDKDSMALLKDLTEVEFDGDKELLAALQSQISNWKNDLILPEHLTGQTLSASDGEFAEFYQRYHNHLRAYNALDFDDLICLPTLLLKSNETVRLKWQTKIRYLLVDEYQDTNTSQYELVRLLVGERARFTVVGDDDQSIYSWRGARPQNLVLLQTDFPRLKVIKLEQNYRSSERILHCANILIQNNPHVFEKKLFSELGYGDPLQVIVAKNEEHEAERVVAELMAHKFMNATSFKDYAILYRGNFQSRVFEKVLMSNRIPYKISGGMSFFGRSEVKDIMAYLRLLVNQDDDNALLRVINTPTRGIGRVSLEKLGNLANKNQTSMFEAAFDPRLQEVLTGKALVSVEQFSRWIVELSDRAVRGDGIATIREMIKAMGYEEWLYESSTSPKAAEMAMANISTLFGWISDMLEGSELDPPMTLQEVVNRLILRDMMERGEDEDDADQVQLMTLHASKGLEFPYVFMVGMEEGLLPHQSSIDEDNIDEERRLAYVGITRAQKTLFMTLVKERRQYGEVINPEPSRFLYELPQDDLIWEHKKVKASAEERKKKSEIGIANLRNMMNKS, from the coding sequence ATGAAACTTAACCCAGGTCAGAACGAAGCTGTAAATTTTATTTCTGGTCCTTGTCTAGTGTTAGCAGGCGCCGGTAGTGGTAAAACCCGTGTAATTACCAATAAAATTGCTCACTTAGTGCGTCAGTGTGACATGCCTGCCCGTTATATTGCGGCTGTGACATTCACCAATAAAGCCGCTCGTGAAATGAAGGAACGGGTTGGACAAACCTTAGGTAAAAAAGAGGCTAGAGGCCTCAAAGTGTCTACTTTCCATACCTTAGGTTTAAATATTATTAAGTCGGAGGTAAAGGCGTTAGGTATTAAGCCTGGTTTTTCTTTGTTTGATGATAAAGACAGTATGGCTTTGTTGAAAGATTTAACAGAAGTTGAGTTTGACGGCGATAAAGAATTACTTGCTGCATTACAAAGCCAAATATCTAATTGGAAAAACGATCTCATTTTGCCTGAGCATTTAACAGGACAAACCTTATCTGCATCTGATGGTGAATTTGCTGAATTTTACCAGCGATATCATAATCACTTACGAGCTTATAATGCTTTAGACTTTGATGATTTAATTTGTTTGCCCACTTTATTATTAAAGTCCAACGAGACAGTTAGATTAAAATGGCAAACTAAAATTCGTTACTTGCTGGTGGATGAATATCAAGATACCAATACCAGTCAATATGAATTGGTTCGATTATTAGTCGGAGAGCGTGCTCGTTTTACTGTGGTGGGAGATGACGATCAATCTATCTATTCTTGGCGAGGCGCTAGGCCGCAAAACTTAGTTCTACTGCAAACAGACTTTCCACGGTTAAAGGTCATTAAACTTGAACAAAATTACCGTTCTTCTGAACGTATTTTGCATTGTGCTAACATCCTGATCCAAAATAATCCTCACGTATTTGAGAAAAAACTGTTTTCTGAGTTGGGATATGGCGACCCGTTGCAAGTCATAGTGGCTAAAAATGAAGAGCATGAAGCTGAACGTGTAGTCGCAGAATTAATGGCACACAAGTTTATGAATGCAACCAGCTTTAAAGATTATGCCATTTTGTATCGCGGAAATTTTCAGTCACGGGTTTTTGAAAAAGTACTGATGAGTAACCGAATCCCTTATAAGATAAGTGGCGGTATGTCATTTTTTGGTCGCTCCGAAGTCAAAGATATCATGGCCTATTTGCGCTTGTTAGTGAATCAAGACGACGATAATGCCTTGCTCAGGGTGATCAATACCCCTACCCGAGGCATTGGTCGGGTCAGTTTAGAAAAGTTGGGTAACTTGGCTAACAAGAATCAAACGTCTATGTTTGAAGCTGCGTTTGATCCCCGATTACAAGAAGTATTAACAGGCAAAGCTTTAGTTTCTGTTGAGCAATTTAGTCGTTGGATTGTCGAACTATCAGATCGAGCCGTAAGAGGTGATGGCATTGCCACTATTCGAGAAATGATCAAAGCTATGGGCTATGAAGAATGGTTGTACGAATCAAGTACTAGCCCTAAAGCCGCTGAAATGGCTATGGCTAATATCAGTACCTTATTTGGTTGGATTAGTGACATGTTAGAAGGCAGTGAGCTTGATCCACCTATGACACTGCAGGAAGTGGTTAATCGTTTAATTCTCCGTGACATGATGGAACGAGGTGAAGACGAAGACGATGCTGATCAAGTGCAACTGATGACCTTACATGCCTCAAAAGGCTTAGAATTTCCTTATGTGTTTATGGTCGGAATGGAAGAAGGCCTGTTACCCCATCAAAGTAGTATTGACGAAGACAATATAGACGAAGAACGACGTCTGGCCTATGTTGGGATTACTCGGGCACAAAAAACTTTATTTATGACATTGGTTAAAGAAAGACGTCAGTATGGTGAAGTGATCAACCCAGAGCCCAGCCGATTCTTATACGAATTACCTCAAGATGATTTAATTTGGGAACATAAAAAAGTGAAAGCTTCAGCAGAAGAACGTAAAAAGAAATCAGAAATTGGTATCGCTAATTTACGTAATATGATGAATAAAAGTTAA
- a CDS encoding EAL domain-containing protein — protein MTSDNIADNLSLEELQELVPQLQEITKKYKHSEVIQKSLFEISELASTINELSSLYPAIQKIIGTFIPAQNFSVAFYEEGSDCIEFVYADQKPAEEIISKNSLNELKETITGYILRTGKYLFLKQETYNEQLAQMSIKSIAAKPVDWIGVPLKRGSQVIGAIAVQSYNESIRFTQEDLEALLFVSQHIVNCVDRVKSRELTEKSFRQRTKQLRLMNEELQEEISERQKVESLQQALFEISELSASTNHNTHNFYSIIHDILARLIGAPSCYISNINEESQTLEFPYYKNELATYIEPRKMGLGLTEYIIRHGTAQLIDSSNVTQLYEAGELSEKICSNMCEKGHSWLGAPLVIDGNISGVIAVQSYTDSKQYTLKDLEFLRFVSHHIAVAFTRKQATEAMQAYNQRLAEEVKQRTQELNSANTFLQKQIEERKLAQLQLEYDTQHDALTGLANRVLFNSRLELAIASKQRYSANHFAVIFIDLDRFKQINDSLGHLAGDAFLKEVANRINSCIRAHDLLARLGGDEFVVLFDNFDAPTDIEEISGRIIESIAKPFKIENKDMYSGASIGITYLDSSYHKADEVLRDADAAMYHAKSLGRARYVIFDKTMREKLLVELEMEEEFRKILQARAFEHYIQPVVDLNTKQVLYEECYIRWQYLSLGKIKREQYWHVAEQCGLTVEMDKYILSNACEMLVAWKNGSAADKNRLVAINLSIHQLTQTSLAKQLVEYCVNSGADPKKLVLEFNENTLNSRSQFLLPAIKILKRAGITLVLDNFGSGLASLSYLYSYPFDYVKVDHHFVKTLPRSERNLKLIQSVLSISSHLKFKLIAEGITTEAQYTLLAKAGCQFGQGKFLQKAEKVEINDGTNNTISA, from the coding sequence ATGACTTCAGATAATATTGCCGATAACCTGTCTCTTGAAGAACTACAAGAATTAGTTCCTCAATTGCAAGAGATCACTAAAAAATATAAGCACTCCGAAGTAATTCAAAAATCTCTGTTTGAAATTTCAGAATTAGCTAGCACTATCAATGAATTATCTAGTTTGTATCCGGCCATCCAAAAAATCATTGGCACCTTTATTCCTGCCCAAAACTTCTCTGTGGCTTTTTATGAAGAAGGCAGCGATTGTATAGAATTCGTTTATGCTGACCAAAAACCCGCTGAAGAAATCATCTCAAAAAATTCTTTAAACGAATTAAAAGAAACAATTACTGGATATATATTACGTACAGGTAAATATTTATTCTTAAAACAAGAAACCTATAACGAACAACTTGCACAAATGTCTATCAAAAGTATTGCTGCAAAACCAGTAGATTGGATTGGCGTTCCTTTAAAAAGAGGTTCTCAAGTAATAGGTGCTATAGCCGTACAAAGTTATAATGAATCGATACGTTTTACCCAAGAAGATTTGGAAGCGTTGTTATTTGTATCACAACACATAGTCAATTGTGTCGATCGGGTAAAAAGCAGGGAGTTAACTGAAAAGAGCTTTCGTCAACGAACCAAACAACTCAGGTTAATGAATGAAGAGCTACAAGAGGAAATTAGTGAAAGGCAAAAAGTAGAATCATTACAACAAGCGTTATTTGAAATTTCAGAATTATCAGCCTCGACAAACCATAATACGCATAATTTTTATAGCATTATTCACGATATTCTCGCTCGGTTAATTGGTGCTCCGAGTTGTTACATATCAAACATAAATGAAGAAAGTCAAACCTTAGAGTTTCCCTATTATAAAAATGAATTGGCAACCTATATTGAACCAAGGAAAATGGGCTTAGGGCTAACCGAATATATTATTCGTCACGGCACTGCGCAATTAATAGACTCATCAAATGTCACCCAATTATATGAGGCAGGCGAGTTATCTGAAAAAATTTGCAGCAATATGTGTGAAAAAGGTCATTCATGGCTGGGGGCACCTTTAGTTATCGATGGCAATATATCTGGTGTCATAGCGGTACAAAGTTATACAGATTCAAAACAATATACTTTAAAAGATTTGGAGTTTTTACGATTTGTATCGCATCATATTGCCGTAGCTTTTACCCGCAAACAAGCAACGGAGGCAATGCAAGCCTACAACCAACGCTTAGCTGAAGAGGTAAAACAACGTACCCAAGAATTAAACTCAGCTAATACATTTTTGCAAAAACAAATCGAAGAAAGAAAGCTAGCACAACTACAACTAGAATACGACACGCAGCATGATGCATTAACTGGACTCGCCAATAGAGTTTTATTCAATAGTCGGCTTGAACTAGCGATAGCAAGTAAACAACGATATTCAGCTAATCACTTTGCAGTGATATTTATTGATTTGGACCGATTCAAACAAATTAATGACTCATTAGGTCATTTGGCTGGAGATGCATTTTTAAAAGAAGTTGCCAATAGGATCAACTCTTGTATTAGAGCTCATGACTTACTTGCCCGCTTAGGAGGCGATGAGTTTGTCGTGTTATTTGATAATTTTGATGCCCCTACAGATATAGAAGAAATATCTGGGCGGATTATAGAATCCATTGCTAAACCCTTTAAGATCGAAAATAAAGATATGTACTCTGGTGCCAGTATAGGTATTACCTACTTGGACAGCAGTTATCATAAAGCTGATGAAGTGTTGCGAGATGCAGATGCTGCTATGTATCATGCAAAATCTTTGGGCCGCGCTCGATATGTTATTTTTGATAAAACCATGCGTGAAAAGCTGCTTGTAGAATTAGAAATGGAAGAAGAGTTCAGAAAAATTTTACAAGCTAGAGCTTTTGAACATTACATACAACCTGTGGTCGATCTAAACACAAAACAAGTATTATACGAAGAGTGCTACATTCGCTGGCAATACCTAAGTTTAGGGAAAATTAAACGAGAGCAGTATTGGCATGTGGCAGAGCAGTGTGGTTTAACTGTGGAAATGGACAAATATATCTTATCTAACGCCTGTGAAATGTTAGTGGCGTGGAAAAATGGTAGTGCTGCTGACAAAAATAGACTGGTCGCCATTAACTTATCAATCCATCAATTAACCCAAACATCTTTGGCTAAACAACTTGTTGAATACTGTGTCAACTCTGGTGCGGATCCGAAAAAATTAGTCTTAGAATTTAACGAAAACACCTTAAACAGTCGTTCACAGTTTTTATTACCAGCAATTAAAATCTTAAAAAGAGCGGGGATTACTTTAGTCTTGGATAATTTTGGTAGCGGATTAGCGTCATTAAGTTACTTATATTCTTATCCATTTGATTACGTCAAAGTTGACCACCACTTTGTGAAAACTTTGCCTCGTTCAGAACGTAACTTAAAGCTGATCCAATCGGTATTATCTATTTCTAGCCATCTAAAGTTTAAATTGATTGCCGAAGGTATTACTACAGAAGCGCAATATACCCTTCTCGCAAAAGCTGGCTGTCAATTTGGTCAAGGAAAATTTTTACAAAAAGCAGAAAAAGTAGAAATAAATGATGGCACTAACAATACGATTAGCGCCTAA
- a CDS encoding BadF/BadG/BcrA/BcrD ATPase family protein produces MSAINSTPSPLYYVGVDGGGTHCRASIYDNNLNLIGRGHGGPANPVNGLEIAQRSIMQSIDQAITHSGIKCSYSHLIVGAGLAGLHLPSLHKAMSSWSHPFKYLAITDDAHIAVLGAHNGNNGAIIILGTGFSAVGIKDEKQVSIGGYGFPINAVCSGSWFGLEIIKAVLLDFDQIGPETSMTKAVIADESPIELATRLNNGKAFEFAKYAPLVFKHAKNGDVLAQNIIKLGTSTINKVIEKFISEEIEAISFVGGVAPHIVECLDNKNKQYIVPCHESPEYGAMIFAKQKM; encoded by the coding sequence ATGTCGGCAATCAATTCAACACCCTCGCCCTTATATTATGTAGGGGTTGACGGCGGCGGCACTCATTGTCGTGCAAGTATTTATGATAATAATTTAAATCTCATCGGCAGAGGGCATGGCGGACCAGCCAATCCAGTAAATGGGCTTGAAATTGCTCAACGCTCTATAATGCAATCAATAGATCAAGCCATCACTCACTCTGGAATTAAGTGTTCATACTCGCACTTAATTGTTGGAGCAGGTTTAGCAGGCTTACATTTACCTAGCCTGCACAAGGCTATGTCTAGTTGGTCACATCCTTTTAAATATTTAGCTATAACTGATGATGCGCATATTGCAGTTTTAGGGGCTCATAATGGCAACAACGGCGCGATAATAATTTTAGGTACAGGTTTTAGTGCAGTAGGCATTAAAGATGAAAAACAAGTTTCTATAGGCGGTTATGGTTTTCCCATTAACGCTGTCTGTAGCGGCTCATGGTTCGGCTTAGAAATAATTAAAGCGGTTTTATTGGATTTCGATCAAATTGGCCCAGAAACATCAATGACAAAGGCTGTGATTGCAGACGAATCACCCATTGAATTAGCCACTCGTTTAAACAACGGCAAAGCATTTGAGTTTGCTAAGTACGCCCCTCTTGTATTTAAACATGCTAAAAATGGTGATGTACTGGCTCAAAATATAATAAAGCTAGGCACCTCGACCATTAATAAAGTCATTGAAAAGTTCATATCCGAAGAAATTGAAGCCATTTCATTTGTTGGTGGCGTAGCACCACACATAGTGGAATGTTTAGATAATAAAAACAAACAGTACATAGTGCCTTGCCATGAATCCCCTGAATATGGTGCTATGATATTCGCTAAACAGAAGATGTAA
- a CDS encoding cytochrome c5 family protein, with the protein MKFKAFLYACFGILCAFSASAQDMTDDEIKSRIQPIGQVYVAGAVAESASSGPRSGVDIYNKTCVACHSVGVLNAPKFQNAGDWSPRLEKGFDTVWKNAINGIGGMPPKGTCGDCSDDELKAAIEHMIEGI; encoded by the coding sequence GTGAAATTTAAAGCCTTTCTATATGCGTGCTTTGGTATATTGTGTGCTTTCAGTGCATCTGCACAAGATATGACAGATGATGAAATCAAGTCACGTATTCAACCTATAGGTCAGGTATATGTTGCTGGGGCAGTCGCTGAATCTGCATCTAGCGGCCCTCGCTCTGGTGTGGATATATACAATAAAACCTGTGTAGCATGTCACTCTGTAGGTGTATTAAATGCACCTAAATTTCAAAATGCAGGAGATTGGTCTCCGCGTCTTGAAAAAGGTTTTGATACTGTATGGAAAAATGCAATTAATGGTATTGGTGGCATGCCCCCTAAAGGCACATGTGGAGATTGCTCAGACGACGAATTAAAAGCGGCTATAGAGCATATGATTGAGGGTATTTGA
- a CDS encoding GreA/GreB family elongation factor, with protein MQKQPDIIISTADLAELEYQLERSKLPEDFVRAIENELDRATILPCKDMPEDVVVIGSQVTFKILDTQRTFTKTLCLPDNTIKFEDSISVFAPIGSALIGLRTGQCISWQTQRGKQSVEIIQVNNPIY; from the coding sequence ATGCAAAAACAACCTGACATCATTATTTCAACTGCTGATTTAGCAGAATTAGAATATCAATTAGAACGCTCTAAGCTGCCTGAAGATTTTGTTCGAGCGATTGAGAATGAATTAGACCGAGCAACCATTTTGCCTTGTAAAGATATGCCGGAAGACGTAGTGGTTATTGGAAGCCAAGTAACCTTTAAGATTTTAGATACCCAGCGTACTTTTACTAAAACTCTATGTTTACCTGATAACACGATTAAATTCGAAGATAGTATTTCTGTATTTGCCCCTATAGGTTCAGCATTGATTGGATTACGAACAGGCCAATGTATTTCTTGGCAAACCCAACGAGGAAAACAATCGGTAGAAATAATTCAAGTTAATAACCCTATATATTAG
- a CDS encoding flagellar basal body-associated protein FliL — protein sequence MKLIMPKAKLIIASLLFFFSYQNLVYGQDVTQKNYAYYSLEPEIVTNFLGTSARKLGFVRVSIELMLEDAQYLEAADHHSPLIRSAIIEVFGRQTAEKIKSLTGREDIRRNCLARLKELMRRETGSEMIKDVIFTKYLYHQG from the coding sequence ATGAAACTGATTATGCCTAAAGCCAAATTGATAATTGCCAGTTTACTTTTCTTTTTTAGTTATCAAAACTTAGTTTACGGTCAAGACGTAACTCAGAAAAATTATGCTTATTACAGTCTAGAACCTGAGATTGTCACCAATTTTCTTGGCACTTCTGCACGAAAACTAGGCTTTGTTCGAGTTTCTATCGAGCTTATGTTAGAGGATGCTCAGTACCTTGAAGCAGCTGATCACCACTCCCCTCTAATAAGATCAGCTATTATTGAAGTATTTGGTCGACAAACCGCTGAAAAAATAAAATCTCTTACTGGCCGAGAAGATATACGCCGAAATTGTTTAGCTCGATTAAAAGAACTTATGCGCCGAGAAACGGGTTCGGAGATGATAAAAGACGTTATTTTTACTAAATATCTCTACCATCAAGGTTAG
- the gdhA gene encoding NADP-specific glutamate dehydrogenase — translation MTYIQQTISDLKHTSPAQTEFYQAVEEVLNSLGPLLESNDIYQKQAIIQRIVEPERQIMFRIPWVDDNGDIQVNKGYRIEFNSALGPYKGGLRFHPSVNAGIIKFLGFEQIFKNALTGLSIGGGKGGANFNPKGRSDAEIMRFCQSFMNELYRHIGPTTDVPAGDIGVGAREIGYMFGQYKRLTGRYEGILTGKSLLWGGSLARKEATGYGTVYFAEYMLDELGDDLKGKRCLVSGAGNVAIYAMEKLYQLGATPISCSDSSGTLYHHTGIDLKLIKRLKEGRRSDLVEYLTSYPEAIHTQVADYPENGHAIWRYAADAAFPCATQNELTLDDAQALLTNGCKLVSEGANMPSTNQAVEAFLEAGISYGPSKAANAGGVATSQLEMAQNASMQKWTFIHVDQQLKQIMKNIFISASDTAKEFGQDGNLVLGANIAGFRRVADAMIEQGVV, via the coding sequence ATGACATATATTCAACAAACAATTTCTGATTTAAAACACACTAGTCCTGCACAAACTGAGTTTTATCAAGCGGTTGAGGAAGTATTAAATTCTCTTGGGCCACTCTTAGAAAGCAATGACATTTATCAAAAACAAGCCATTATACAGCGCATTGTCGAACCTGAACGACAAATTATGTTTCGTATTCCTTGGGTAGACGATAATGGTGATATTCAAGTGAACAAAGGATATAGAATTGAATTTAATTCGGCTCTAGGTCCTTATAAAGGAGGCCTCAGATTCCATCCTTCAGTTAATGCCGGAATCATTAAATTTTTAGGCTTCGAACAGATTTTTAAAAATGCACTAACGGGTCTATCAATTGGCGGCGGTAAAGGCGGAGCTAATTTTAATCCCAAAGGCCGTTCAGATGCTGAAATCATGCGTTTTTGCCAATCATTTATGAACGAATTATACCGACATATAGGGCCGACAACCGATGTGCCTGCAGGTGATATTGGAGTAGGCGCACGAGAAATTGGCTATATGTTTGGCCAATATAAACGTCTTACTGGCCGTTATGAAGGCATATTAACAGGTAAAAGTTTACTATGGGGAGGCTCATTAGCACGAAAAGAAGCTACAGGTTATGGCACAGTCTATTTTGCAGAATACATGCTAGATGAATTAGGAGATGACTTAAAAGGTAAACGCTGTTTAGTATCTGGTGCAGGTAACGTGGCAATTTATGCAATGGAAAAGCTCTATCAGCTAGGCGCCACACCTATTAGTTGCAGTGATTCGTCAGGGACTTTGTATCATCACACTGGCATTGATCTAAAACTCATTAAGCGGTTAAAAGAAGGTCGTCGAAGTGATCTTGTTGAGTACTTAACCAGCTATCCAGAAGCGATACATACCCAGGTTGCCGATTATCCAGAAAACGGTCATGCAATATGGCGTTACGCCGCAGATGCGGCTTTTCCTTGTGCAACACAAAACGAGTTAACATTAGATGACGCCCAAGCCTTATTAACAAATGGCTGTAAATTAGTCAGTGAAGGGGCAAATATGCCCTCCACAAATCAAGCTGTTGAAGCCTTCCTCGAAGCAGGTATTTCCTATGGTCCAAGTAAAGCGGCAAATGCCGGCGGTGTCGCCACGAGCCAATTAGAGATGGCACAAAATGCCAGTATGCAAAAGTGGACATTTATACATGTTGATCAACAACTTAAACAAATCATGAAAAACATATTCATTAGCGCTAGCGATACAGCCAAGGAATTTGGCCAAGACGGTAATCTGGTATTAGGTGCTAATATCGCAGGATTTCGTCGCGTAGCCGATGCCATGATAGAGCAAGGAGTGGTATAA
- a CDS encoding class I SAM-dependent methyltransferase: MTNKNKKQAWVKESKFGDWFLDTNTWVVHVLKRALNDLQQLIPIDKPQNFDVILDIGTGFGHSLLELDSRFSPSSIVALDVDPDVVNKAKNNAEQCSSDIKFLVCNAAEIDLADNSIDMIFCHQTFHHIVDQESAIKEFYRVLKPGGCVLFAESCRRYIHSFIIKLLFRHPMSVQKTDLEYLTLIKNANFLVNESSVSTPFLWWSREDLGIWETITGKVEDPKTREETLINAVFYKP, from the coding sequence TTGACTAATAAAAATAAAAAACAAGCTTGGGTTAAAGAAAGTAAATTTGGAGATTGGTTTCTTGATACGAATACTTGGGTCGTGCATGTACTTAAAAGGGCACTAAATGATTTACAACAATTAATCCCGATTGATAAACCGCAAAATTTTGATGTGATTTTAGATATAGGCACTGGATTTGGCCATTCTCTGCTGGAACTAGATTCTCGATTTTCTCCCTCTTCAATTGTGGCATTAGATGTTGACCCTGATGTTGTCAATAAAGCAAAAAATAATGCCGAACAATGCTCAAGCGATATTAAATTTTTAGTCTGCAATGCGGCAGAGATAGATTTAGCCGATAATTCAATAGATATGATTTTTTGCCACCAAACCTTCCATCACATTGTTGACCAAGAGTCGGCAATCAAAGAGTTTTATCGGGTATTAAAACCTGGTGGCTGTGTGTTGTTTGCAGAGTCTTGTCGCCGTTACATTCATTCATTTATTATCAAGTTACTTTTTCGCCATCCTATGAGTGTGCAAAAAACCGACCTTGAGTATTTAACTCTGATTAAAAATGCAAATTTTTTAGTGAATGAAAGTAGTGTATCTACACCTTTTTTATGGTGGTCAAGAGAAGACTTGGGAATATGGGAAACCATCACAGGCAAAGTCGAAGATCCAAAAACCCGTGAAGAAACACTTATCAACGCTGTTTTCTATAAACCTTAG